One Diospyros lotus cultivar Yz01 chromosome 1, ASM1463336v1, whole genome shotgun sequence genomic window carries:
- the LOC127796796 gene encoding ABC transporter G family member 31 isoform X2: MTDLTRLEKERNIRPTPEIDAFMKASSVGGKKHSISTDYILKVLGLDVCSETVVGNDMLRGISGGQRKRVTTGEMVVGPRKTLFMDEISTGLDSSTTYQIVKCTRNFVHQMEGTVLMALLQPAPETFDLFDELILLSDGYLVYQGPREEALEFFESLGFRLPPRKGVADFLQEVTSRKDQAQYWADSSKPYVFLPVSKIAEVFRMSKYGRSIDSFLSVEYDKLKNHPSSLSKTKFAVSKWELFLSCFSRELLLISRHRFLYTFRTCQVAFVGFVTCTVLLRTRLHPTDETNANLYLSCLFFSLVHMLFNGMSELSLMIFRLPVFYKQRDNFFHPAWAWSIANWILRVPYSVIEAIVWSCVVYYSVGLAPGAGRFFGYMFLLFMTHQMALGLFRMMASLARDMIVANTFGSASMLVIFLLGGFIIPKAMIKPWWVWAFWLSPLSYCQRAIAVNEFSAQRWMKRSAFGNTTIGYNVLQSHGLPSDSFWYWLGVGVLLCFSVLFNILATIALTYLKPIKKAQAVIMDDLMEEGGADSGINNSGLHPVTAVKEGAKRKGMILPFQPLTMTFHNVNYFVDMPKEMSSQGIQEKKLQLLSSVSGVFSPGVLTALVGSSGAGKTTLMDVLAGRKTGGYIEGDIRISGYPKEQHSFARISGYVEQNDIHSPQVTVLESLLFSSCLRLPKEVNKEKRHGFVEEVMRLVELDTLRHAVVGLPGSSGLSTEQRKRLTIAVELVANPSIIFMDEPTSGLDARAAAIVMKTVRNTVDSGRTVVCTIHQPSIDIFEAFDELLLMKRGGRVIYGGKLGVNSQSMINYFQGIHGIPPIANGYNPATWMLEISTPAAEQRIGQDFAEIYRNSQQFREVEASIERMSTPPPDSEPLKFDSTYSQDAVSQFRYCFWKQNLVYWRSPSYNVVRLFFTTLTGLIVGSVFWDIGSKRDSAQNLYVILGALYASCLFVGVSNASSVQPIVSIERTVFYRERAAGMYSPFPYAVAQGLVEIPYIAVQTMLFGIITYFMIDFERTVGKFFLYTLFMFLTFTYFTFYGMMVVGLTPTQHLAAVISSAFYSLWNLLSGFLVPKPRIPGWWIWFYYICPVSWTLRGAITSQLGDVETMIQGPGFKGTVKEYLEVSFGYGPGMIGVSAAVLIGFCIFFFSVFAISVKVLNFQKR, encoded by the exons ATGACGGACCTTACACGTTTAGAGAAGGAAAGGAATATAAGGCCAACTCCTGAAATAGATGCTTTTATGAAG GCATCGTCTGTTGGTGGTAAAAAGCATAGCATCTCGACGGATTACATATTGAAAGTGCTTGGTCTTGACGTGTGTTCAGAGACGGTCGTCGGTAATGACATGCTTAGGGGTATTTCAGGTGGCCAAAGAAAACGAGTTACTACAG GAGAAATGGTTGTTGGGCCAAGAAAAACCCTTTTCATGGATGAAATCTCCACTGGACTAGACAGCTCTACAACATACCAAATTGTCAAATGTACACGGAATTTTGTTCACCAAATGGAAGGCACAGTTTTAATGGCTCTTCTTCAGCCAGCACCTGAGACATTTGATCTGTTTGATGAACTGATATTGTTATCAGATGGGTACTTGGTGTATCAAGGTCCTCGAGAGGAAGCCTTAGAGTTCTTTGAATCATTAGGTTTTCGATTGCCACCTCGCAAGGGAGTTGCAGATTTCCTTCAAGAG GTGACCTCTAGAAAGGACCAAGCACAATACTGGGCTGATTCTTCCAAACCATATGTTTTCCTTCCTGTCTCCAAAATTGCAGAAGTATTTAGAATGTCTAAATATGGAAGGTCCATAGATTCCTTTCTTTCTGTTGAATATGATAAACTCAAGAATCATCCTTCTTCTCTGTCCAAGACGAAATTTGCCGTATCCAAGTGGGAACTTTTCTTGTCATGCTTTTCACGAGAGCTGCTGCTGATCAGTAGGCATCGCTTCCTTTATACTTTTAGAACATGTCAG GTTGCATTTGTAGGGTTTGTAACATGCACGGTACTTTTGCGGACAAGATTACATCCCACGGATGAGACAAATGCCAACCTGTATCTTTCCTGTCTGTTTTTCTCGCTAGTACATATGTTGTTCAATGGAATGTCTGAGCTTTCGCTGATGATATTTCGACTTCCAGTTTTTTACAAGCAAAGAGATAATTTCTTTCATCCTGCATGGGCTTGGTCAATTGCAAATTGGATTTTGCGGGTACCTTACTCGGTCATTGAAGCCATTGTATGGTCTTGTGTTGTATACTACTCTGTTGGTCTTGCTCCTGGTGCTGGAAG GTTTTTTGGGTATATGTTCTTACTCTTCATGACGCACCAAATGGCACTGGGTCTCTTCCGGATGATGGCTTCTCTTGCGCGTGACATGATTGTTGCCAATACTTTTGGGTCAGCTTCAATGCTAGTTATATTCTTGTTGGGCGGATTTATCATTCCAAAAG CAATGATCAAGCCATGGTGGGTTTGGGCATTTTGGTTGTCACCATTGTCCTACTGTCAACGTGCAATTGCGGTTAATGAATTTAGTGCTCAAAGATGGATGAAG AGATCTGCCTTTGGAAACACTACAATTGGATACAATGTACTCCAATCACATGGTCTACCTAGTGATAGTTTTTGGTACTGGCTTGGAGTTGGtgttttattatgtttttctgTGCTCTTCAATATCCTGGCTACTATAGCCCTGACTTACCTCAAAC CTATCAAAAAAGCCCAGGCAGTGATTATGGATGATTTGATGGAAGAGGGAGGTGCAGACAGTG GAATCAACAATTCTGGATTGCATCCAGTAACTGCTGTCAAGGAGGGGGCTAAACGGAAGGGAATGATTCTCCCTTTTCAACCCTTAACAATGACATTTCATAATGTCAATTACTTCGTTGACATGCCAAAG GAAATGAGTTCACAAGGAATACAGGAAAAGAAGTTGCAACTCTTGTCAAGTGTGAGTGGAGTATTCTCACCAGGTGTTCTCACTGCATTAGTTGGGTCAAGTGGAGCTGGTAAGACCACCTTGATGGATGTCCTTGCTGGTAGGAAGACTGGTGGATACATTGAAGGGGATATTAGGATCTCAGGATACCCAAAAGAGCAGCATTCTTTTGCAAGGATTTCTGGATATGTTGAACAAAATGACATACATTCTCCTCAAGTAACAGTTTTGGAGTCTCTTTTGTTCTCTTCTTGTCTTCGACTTCCCAAAGAAgtgaacaaagaaaaaagacat GGGTTTGTTGAAGAAGTGATGAGATTGGTGGAGCTTGACACTCTAAGGCATGCTGTGGTGGGCCTTCCTGGTAGTAGTGGCTTATCTACGGAGCAAAGGAAACGTTTGACAATAGCAGTTGAACTTGTGGCAAATCCATCAATAATTTTTATGGATGAGCCTACATCTGGACTTGACGCACGAGCTGCAGCAATTGTTATGAAAACTGTTCGTAATACTGTTGATAGTGGAAGGACAGTGGTTTGCACCATACATCAACCAagtattgatatttttgaagCATTTGATGAG TTACTACTAATGAAACGAGGAGGGCGAGTAATATACGGTGGGAAGCTTGGCGTGAACTCACAGTCTATGATTAATTATTTCCAG gGAATTCATGGAATCCCCCCTATTGCTAATGGTTACAATCCAGCAACATGGATGCTTGAGATCAGTACACCTGCAGCAGAGCAGAGAATTGGTCAAGACTTTGCAGAGATTTACAGAAACTCTCAACAGTTTAG GGAGGTTGAAGCTTCCATTGAGCGTATGAGTACTCCACCTCCTGACTCAGAGCCTTTGAAATTTGATTCCACCTATTCTCAAGATGCGGTTTCCCAATTTAGATATTGCTTTTGGAAGCAAAACCTTGTTTATTGGAGAAGTCCGTCTTACAATGTTGTGAGATTATTCTTTACGACCTTGACTGGACTTATAGTTGGCTCAGTGTTCTGGGATATTGGTTCAAAAAg GGACTCAGCTCAAAACTTATATGTCATTCTTGGAGCTCTTTATGCTTCATGCTTGTTTGTTGGGGTCAGTAATGCTTCATCGGTACAACCAATTGTTTCAATCGAGAGAACTGTTTTCTACAGGGAGAGAGCAGCTGGAATGTACTCCCCATTTCCTTATGCTGTAGCCCAG GGCCTTGTGGAGATACCATACATTGCAGTGCAGACAATGCTATTTGGTATAATTACATACTTCATGATAGACTTTGAAAGGACAGTTG GGAAATTTTTCCTCTACACATTGTTCATGTTTCTCACTTTCACCTACTTCACCTTCTACGGCATGATGGTTGTTGGTCTGACACCTACCCAACACTTGGCTGCGGTCATTTCTTCAGCATTTTACTCGCTATGGAATCTCCTATCAGGCTTTCTTGTTCCAAAACCA aGGATTCCAGGATGGTGGATCTGGTTCTACTACATTTGTCCAGTTTCATGGACCTTACGAGGTGCCATCACCTCTCAGCTTGGGGATGTGGAAACGATGATTCAAGGACCTGGCTTCAAGGGAACCGTGAAAGAATATTTAGAGGTTAGTTTTGGCTATGGCCCTGGCATGATTGGTGTTTCTGCGGCAGTGCTTATCGGCTTTTGTATCTTCTTTTTTAGTGTCTTTGCCATTTCTGTAAAAGTTCTTAACTTTCAGAAAAGATAA
- the LOC127796859 gene encoding (S)-8-oxocitronellyl enol synthase produces the protein MAVGNCNGPEAPTKNIAVIFGATGLVGKELVKKLLSKPRWKVYGVARRADQALFKFIQNPNYQFISCDLLNPLETKHKLSSLREVTHLFWVTWASQFPLDSQECCDQNKAMMENALNAILPRISSLKHVSLQTGAKHYVSIGSGFQEGGLGFLYGEDSPRVGGGKNFYYALEDLLRRRLAAGNVAWSVHRPGLILGSSVRTLFNFMGSLCVYGAICRHLNLPFLFGGTRRCWEEMYIDGSDAGLVAEQHIWAAINDKIYSSDGQALNAINGDSFTWREIWRAMAMKLGAEVPEEMFSEDFVFSEAMGDKGEVWKEIVKKEELVDTEMGDLANWEFVDQLFRCPMKMTASREKADWLGFQARCDDTLECVLYWVDTMRDERLIPWKGI, from the coding sequence ATGGCCGTCGGAAACTGCAACGGACCAGAAGCTCCGACCAAAAACATTGCCGTCATCTTCGGAGCAACCGGGCTCGTGGGGAAGGAACTCGTCAAGAAGCTGCTCTCGAAACCCAGATGGAAGGTTTATGGCGTTGCCAGGAGGGCCGATCAAGCccttttcaaattcattcaaaacccCAATTACCAATTCATCTCGTGCGATCTTCTCAACCCTCTCGAAACCAAGCACAAGCTCTCTTCTCTGCGAGAAGTGACCCATCTTTTCTGGGTCACCTGGGCGAGCCAGTTCCCACTGGACAGCCAAGAATGCTGCGACCAGAACAAGGCCATGATGGAGAACGCCCTGAACGCCATTCTCCCCAGAATCAGCTCTTTAAAGCACGTTTCCCTCCAGACCGGCGCCAAGCATTATGTTTCGATTGGAAGCGGGTTCCAAGAAGGTGGTTTGGGTTTTTTATATGGTGAAGACAGCCCGAGAGTCGGCGGTGGCAAGAATTTTTACTACGCGTTGGAGGACTTGCTCCGGCGTCGCTTGGCGGCCGGGAACGTAGCCTGGTCGGTCCACCGGCCTGGCTTGATATTGGGGAGTTCAGTAAGGACTTTGTTCAACTTCATGGGTAGTTTGTGCGTTTATGGCGCCATTTGCCGGCATCTGAATCTGCCATTTTTGTTTGGGGGGACAAGAAGGTGCTGGGAGGAGATGTACATTGATGGGTCCGATGCTGGGTTGGTGGCTGAACAGCACATTTGGGCCGcgattaatgataaaatatacaGCTCCGATGGCCAGGCATTGAATGCCATTAATGGGGATAGTTTCACTTGGAGAGAAATCTGGCGGGCAATGGCGATGAAACTCGGAGCTGAAGTGCCTGAAGAGATGTTTTCTGAGGATTTTGTGTTTTCAGAGGCAATGGGGGATAAGGGAGAAGTTTGGAAGGAGATAGTGAAGAAGGAAGAGTTGGTGGATACGGAAATGGGGGATTTGGCGAACTGGGAGTTTGTGGATCAGTTATTCCGGTGCCCGATGAAGATGACGGCGAGCCGGGAGAAGGCCGACTGGCTGGGTTTTCAGGCGAGGTGTGATGATACGTTGGAGTGTGTACTGTATTGGGTTGATACGATGAGAGATGAGAGACTAATTCCATGGAAAGGGATCTGA
- the LOC127796851 gene encoding vacuolar cation/proton exchanger 3-like, which produces MGSLENCSSENGDYEAAAAKENLVGRTAQNLSSSLVRKKSDPMLVSKVRFRLVREFLANLQEVVLGTKLCLLFPAIPLAILAQYYDFGRPWIFALSLLGLTPLAERVSFLTEQIAYYTGPTVGGLLNATCGNATELIIALFALRQRKIHVVKYSLFGSILSNLLLVLGSSLFCGGLANLKKEQRFDKKQSDVNMLLLLLGLLGLLLPLMFRYAAEQHSALAAGPVLLLSRISSIVMLVAYVAYLFFQLKTHRQLFESQEVEEESDDGISEDKAVIGFWGGFIWLVGMTLIIALLSEYVVGTIEAASDSWGISVSFISVILLPIVGNAAEHAGSVIFAFKNKLDISLGVALGSAAQILMFAVPLCVVVAWIMGVSMDLDFSLLETGSLAFSIIVTSFTLQDGTSHYMKGVVLCLSYGVIGACFFVHKGVVDHNAFIVNPYNAGISSA; this is translated from the exons ATGGGGTCGCTGGAGAACTGTAGCTCGGAAAATGGTGACTACGAGGCCGCGGCGGCGAAGGAGAATCTGGTGGGCCGGACGGCTCAGAATCTTTCGTCGTCGTTGGtccgaaagaaatcggatccaATGCTGGTTTCCAAGGTTCGGTTTCGGTTGGTGAGAGAGTTTCTGGCCAACCTTCAAGAAGTGGTGCTTGGGACCAAGCTCTGCTTGCTCTTCCCTGCGATTCCCTTGGCGATCCTCGCCCAGTATTACGATTTCGGAAGa CCTTGGATTTTTGCTCTGAGTTTACTAGGGCTCACACCGCTTGCTGAACGCGTCAGCTTTCTGACAGA ACAAATCGCATACTACACTGGCCCAACAG TTGGAGGGCTGCTGAATGCAACATGTGGCAATGCCACGGAGCTGATAATAGCACTATTTGCACTTCGCCAAAGGAAAATACATGTGGTGAAGTACTCTCTATTTGGCTCTATTCTCTCAAaccttcttcttgttcttgggAGCTCTCTATTCTGCGGAGGCCTAGCAAACCTGAAAAAGGAACAAAGATTTGACAAA AAGCAAAGTGATGTGAACATGCTGCTTCTGCTGCTGGGCTTGCTTGGTCTGCTGCTGCCACTGATGTTCAGATATGCTGCTGAGCAGCACAGCGCCTTAGCCGCCGGCCCCGTTCTTCTTCTGTCCAGAATCAGCAGCATTGTGATGCTTGTTGCATATGTTGCATATCTCTTCTTCCAGTTAAAAACCCACAGACAGTTGTTTGAATCTCAAGAG GTGGAGGAGGAGAGTGATGATGGGATCTCAGAAGACAAGGCAGTGATAGGATTTTGGGGTGGATTTATTTGGTTGGTTGGCATGACACTGATCATTGCTTTGCTGTCTGAGTACGTTGTGGGTACAATAGag GCTGCTTCAGATTCATGGGGAATTTCTGTTAGCTTTATCAGTGTAATATTGCTGCCAATTGTTGGGAATGCAGCTGAACATGCTGGTTCTGTCATATTTGCTTTCAAGAACAAGTTG GATATATCCTTGGGGGTTGCTCTAGGTTCTGCAGCTCAAATTTTGATGTTTGCg GTTCCTTTATGTGTGGTGGTTGCATGGATAATGGGTGTTTCCATGGATCTTGACTTCAGTCTGCTAGAAACTGGTTCCCTGGCCTTCTCAATCATAGTCACATCCTTCACTCTCCAG GATGGAACTTCACACTACATGAAAGGAGTTGTTCTTTGTCTGTCCTACGGCGTCATTGGGGCTTGCTTTTTTGTTCACAAAGGTGTGGTTG ATCATAATGCTTTCATCGTCAACCCCTACAACGCCGGGATCTCATCAGCATAA
- the LOC127788441 gene encoding protein EARLY FLOWERING 4-like gives MEDTCQTLTITANNNHHLRRGRRLNGDEANGFDCDDEEDDDGEECDKEVWNVLSKSFRQVQSVLDRNRLLIHQVDENHQSKIPENLVKNVALIREINGNISKIVSLYSDLSSNFSNVVRQRRAILASNIDDHHHHHNMEKTNISKVHSTGA, from the coding sequence ATGGAGGACACCTGTCAAACCCTAACGATCACGGCCAACAACAACCACCACCTCCGCCGTGGCCGACGCCTGAACGGAGACGAAGCGAATGGATTCGACTGCGacgatgaagaagatgatgatggagaGGAGTGTGATAAGGAGGTCTGGAACGTGTTGAGCAAGAGCTTTCGCCAGGTCCAGTCGGTGTTGGATCGGAATCGGCTGTTGATTCACCAAGTTGACGAGAATCATCAATCCAAGATCCCTGAGAACCTCGTCAAGAACGTTGCCCTAATTCGTGAGATCAACGGTAACATATCTAAAATCGTATCCCTCTACTCCGATCTCTCCTCCAATTTCTCCAACGTTGTTCGGCAGCGACGCGCAATCCTGGCTTCCAACATCGacgaccaccaccaccaccacaacATGGAGAAGACCAACATCAGCAAGGTCCATAGTACCGGCGCTTGA